In the genome of Gammaproteobacteria bacterium, one region contains:
- the rpsO gene encoding 30S ribosomal protein S15, translating into MSLNAEQKTDIVKKYQRAAGDTGSPEVQVALLSARIEHLTSHFASHKKDHHSRRGLLKMVNQRRKLLDYLKKKDVSRYQELIGSLGLRR; encoded by the coding sequence ATGTCTCTGAACGCCGAACAAAAAACCGATATCGTGAAGAAATACCAGCGCGCTGCTGGTGACACCGGATCCCCCGAGGTGCAGGTGGCCCTGCTGTCTGCTCGCATCGAGCACCTGACCAGCCACTTCGCGTCCCACAAGAAGGATCACCATTCCCGCCGTGGCCTGCTGAAGATGGTTAACCAGCGCCGCAAGCTGCTGGACTACCTCAAGAAGAAGGACGTCAGCCGTTATCAGGAACTGATCGGTTCCCTGGGTCTGCGTCGATAA
- the pnp gene encoding polyribonucleotide nucleotidyltransferase: protein MTAIKKSFQYGSHTLTLETGEIARQATGSVMVNMSDTVVLVTAVAKKEADPGRDFFPLTVNYQERTYAAGKIPGGFFKREGRPSEKETLTCRLIDRPLRPLFPKGFTNEVQVIATVMSVNPEVDPDIPAMIGASAALAITGSPFMGPIGAARVGYRDGEYLLNPSKQELADSQLDLVVAGTEKAVLMVESEAQELSEEVMLGAVMYGHEQMQTVIKVINELATEVGNPSWGWTPAPADESLVAAVAGACEADLTTAYQIADKVQRQDRVAELRQAVVEKLAVEEGEGPDAEAVKETFGKLEKRIVRGRVLAGEKRIDGRANNTVRPISIRTSVLPRTHGSAVFTRGETQAIVVATLGTTRDAQIIDAIEGERKEHFMLHYNFPPYCVGETGMVGSPKRREIGHGRLAKRGVQAVMPKGDDFPYVIRVVSEITESNGSSSMASVCGTSLALMDAGVPLKAPVAGIAMGLIKDGDQFAVLSDILGDEDHLGDMDFKVAGTQDGVTALQMDIKIDGITREIMETALAQAQEGRIHILGKMAEAISAPREEMSAYAPRFITMRINPEKIRDVIGKGGATIRALTEETGTTIDIEDDGTVKIASVDSAAGEEARRRIEEITADVEVDKIYEGRVAKIMDFGAFVTILPGRDGLVHISQISEERVASVSDKLSEGDIVKVKVLEIDKQGRIRLSMKAVQ from the coding sequence GTGACAGCTATCAAAAAGTCTTTCCAATACGGTTCCCATACGCTGACCCTGGAGACTGGCGAGATCGCCCGTCAGGCCACCGGTTCGGTCATGGTCAACATGAGCGACACCGTGGTCCTGGTGACGGCGGTGGCGAAGAAAGAGGCCGATCCGGGCCGTGATTTCTTCCCCCTCACGGTCAATTATCAGGAACGCACTTATGCCGCCGGTAAAATTCCCGGCGGTTTTTTTAAGCGCGAAGGGCGTCCCAGCGAAAAAGAGACGCTGACCTGCCGCCTGATCGACCGGCCGCTGCGCCCCCTGTTCCCCAAGGGCTTCACCAACGAGGTGCAGGTGATCGCCACGGTCATGTCGGTCAACCCGGAAGTCGATCCCGACATCCCGGCCATGATCGGCGCCTCCGCCGCACTGGCCATCACGGGCTCCCCCTTCATGGGCCCGATCGGCGCCGCCCGCGTCGGTTACCGGGATGGTGAATATCTGCTCAACCCCTCCAAGCAGGAACTGGCCGATTCCCAGCTCGATCTGGTCGTCGCCGGCACCGAAAAGGCCGTGCTGATGGTGGAATCGGAGGCGCAGGAGCTTTCCGAAGAGGTCATGCTCGGCGCGGTCATGTACGGCCACGAACAGATGCAGACCGTCATCAAGGTCATCAACGAGCTGGCGACCGAGGTGGGCAACCCCTCCTGGGGCTGGACGCCGGCACCTGCCGACGAATCCCTTGTTGCGGCCGTCGCCGGTGCCTGCGAGGCCGATCTGACCACCGCCTATCAGATTGCCGACAAGGTGCAGCGCCAGGACCGCGTCGCCGAGCTGCGTCAGGCCGTGGTCGAGAAGCTGGCGGTGGAAGAGGGCGAAGGTCCCGATGCCGAGGCCGTCAAGGAAACCTTCGGCAAGCTCGAAAAGCGCATCGTGCGTGGCCGCGTACTGGCCGGCGAAAAGCGCATCGACGGCCGCGCCAACAACACGGTGCGCCCGATCAGCATTCGTACCAGCGTTCTGCCGCGCACCCACGGCTCCGCCGTGTTCACGCGCGGCGAGACCCAGGCCATCGTGGTCGCGACCCTGGGCACCACCCGTGACGCGCAGATCATCGATGCCATCGAAGGCGAGCGCAAAGAGCACTTCATGCTGCACTACAACTTCCCGCCCTACTGCGTCGGGGAGACGGGCATGGTCGGTTCGCCCAAGCGCCGTGAGATCGGCCATGGTCGTCTGGCCAAGCGCGGCGTGCAGGCCGTGATGCCGAAGGGGGACGACTTCCCCTACGTGATCCGCGTGGTTTCCGAGATCACCGAATCCAACGGTTCCAGCTCCATGGCCTCCGTCTGCGGCACCAGTCTGGCGTTGATGGATGCCGGTGTACCCCTCAAGGCGCCGGTGGCCGGTATCGCCATGGGCCTGATCAAGGACGGGGACCAGTTCGCCGTGCTGTCCGATATTCTCGGCGACGAGGATCACCTGGGCGACATGGACTTCAAGGTGGCCGGTACCCAGGACGGCGTGACCGCCCTGCAGATGGACATCAAGATCGACGGCATCACCCGCGAGATCATGGAAACGGCGCTGGCCCAGGCCCAGGAAGGCCGTATCCATATCCTGGGCAAGATGGCCGAGGCGATCAGCGCGCCGCGCGAGGAGATGTCGGCCTACGCACCGCGCTTCATCACCATGCGCATCAATCCGGAGAAAATCCGCGACGTGATCGGCAAGGGCGGCGCCACGATTCGTGCGCTGACCGAGGAGACCGGCACCACCATCGACATCGAGGACGACGGTACCGTCAAGATCGCCTCGGTCGACAGTGCGGCCGGCGAGGAGGCTCGCCGCCGGATCGAGGAGATCACCGCCGACGTCGAGGTCGACAAGATCTACGAAGGCCGGGTCGCCAAGATCATGGACTTCGGCGCCTTCGTCACCATCCTGCCCGGACGCGACGGCCTGGTGCACATCTCCCAGATCTCCGAAGAGCGCGTCGCCAGCGTCAGCGACAAGCTGTCCGAAGGCGATATCGTCAAGGTCAAGGTGCTGGAAATCGACAAGCAGGGGCGGATCCGCCTCAGCATGAAGGCGGTTCAGTAA
- a CDS encoding sigma-70 family RNA polymerase sigma factor, whose product MQDELSDLLARCGQGDRRAFERLYRLASPRLYTVCLRLLRNESLAADALQEGFVKVWSHAASYNPGKGAPMTWMSSILRNRCLDLLRSMKSAPAEVDVEFEDMAFESQEPGPLDSVASGRDRAALMRCLEALSESQRQSILLAFYHGLTHSELADRLQTPLGTIKAWIRRGMQSLRECLE is encoded by the coding sequence ATGCAAGATGAACTCAGCGATCTGCTCGCACGTTGCGGCCAGGGCGACCGGCGCGCATTCGAGCGCCTTTACCGGCTCGCATCGCCGCGCCTGTATACCGTATGCCTGCGTCTGTTGCGCAATGAAAGCCTGGCTGCGGACGCCCTGCAGGAAGGGTTCGTCAAGGTATGGAGCCATGCCGCGAGTTACAACCCCGGCAAGGGCGCCCCGATGACCTGGATGTCCAGCATCCTGCGCAACCGTTGCCTGGATCTGCTGCGCAGCATGAAATCTGCGCCGGCGGAGGTCGACGTCGAGTTCGAGGACATGGCCTTCGAAAGCCAGGAGCCGGGTCCGCTGGATTCGGTCGCCAGCGGACGCGATCGGGCGGCCCTGATGCGCTGCCTGGAGGCGCTGTCCGAATCCCAGCGGCAGAGCATACTGCTCGCCTTTTACCATGGGCTTACCCATTCCGAACTGGCCGACAGGCTGCAGACGCCGCTGGGCACGATCAAGGCCTGGATACGCCGCGGTATGCAGAGCCTGCGGGAGTGTCTGGAATGA
- a CDS encoding anti-sigma factor — MKRYQKPEVYEALAAEYVLGTLTGPARRRFVQLMEERAYIRHAVEVLEQRLHPLVEDLPPTEPPPHVWHAVQRDLPEVRKPPGIGWLASLGFWRTATFASLALVLVLGGVWLVRPPAGGATPAFVVVLNSQDHKPMIVATADHKTNMLTVKMMHKPKMPEDEDMQLWCIMKNTKKAVSMAVLSRGQESRIHLTRADWQALDHTAELAVSMEPRGGSPTGQPTGKVMYQGTVISML, encoded by the coding sequence ATGAAGCGTTATCAGAAGCCCGAAGTTTACGAGGCGCTGGCCGCCGAGTACGTGCTGGGGACATTGACCGGCCCGGCCCGGCGGCGCTTTGTCCAGCTCATGGAGGAACGCGCCTATATCCGCCATGCCGTGGAGGTGCTCGAGCAGCGACTGCATCCCCTGGTGGAAGACCTGCCGCCGACCGAACCCCCGCCGCACGTATGGCATGCCGTGCAACGCGACCTGCCGGAGGTCCGAAAACCACCGGGCATCGGCTGGCTGGCCAGCCTGGGATTCTGGCGTACGGCCACCTTCGCCTCGCTGGCACTGGTGTTGGTGCTGGGCGGTGTCTGGCTGGTTCGACCGCCGGCGGGCGGGGCCACGCCGGCCTTTGTGGTGGTGTTGAACTCGCAGGACCACAAGCCGATGATCGTCGCGACCGCCGATCACAAAACCAACATGCTCACCGTGAAGATGATGCACAAACCGAAGATGCCCGAGGACGAGGACATGCAGCTCTGGTGCATCATGAAGAACACCAAAAAGGCGGTGTCCATGGCCGTGCTGTCCCGCGGCCAGGAAAGCAGGATTCATCTGACCCGTGCAGACTGGCAGGCCCTGGACCATACCGCCGAGCTTGCCGTCAGCATGGAACCGCGGGGCGGTTCGCCGACCGGGCAGCCGACCGGCAAGGTCATGTATCAGGGCACCGTGATCTCGATGCTTTGA
- a CDS encoding hydrolase, producing MIRESTFRPPRWFRNPHLQTLWPVLFKPRPKLPLQRERLELPDGDFLDLDWGPVRQGPLVLVLHGLEGSIRSHYASAIMHALIEAGYTAVLMHFRGCSGEPNRLPRAYTAGDTVDLAQVVEVISSRYPGKPLAAIGYSLGGNALLKWLGQTRDANPLTTAVAVSVPFDLSAGARRMKKGFSRLYQRHLVGRLKRTIQRKQRLGLMGRDHQPSRLRNLHTFLEFDDAITAPLHGYRDVHHYYGDASSRQYLKDISRPTLILHAEDDPFMFPDSVPNAEELSATTELELARYGGHVGFVAHPLRMKQHGWVEKSVLDWLHRHI from the coding sequence ATGATTCGCGAAAGCACCTTTCGGCCGCCGCGCTGGTTCCGCAACCCCCATCTGCAGACACTCTGGCCGGTGCTGTTCAAACCCCGCCCGAAGCTGCCCCTGCAGCGTGAGCGGCTTGAGCTGCCGGACGGAGATTTCCTGGACCTCGATTGGGGACCCGTGCGTCAGGGTCCGCTCGTGCTGGTACTGCACGGACTGGAAGGCTCGATTCGCTCGCACTATGCCAGCGCGATCATGCATGCCCTGATCGAAGCGGGCTATACGGCGGTGCTGATGCATTTCCGCGGCTGTTCGGGCGAGCCCAACCGGCTGCCCCGCGCCTACACCGCCGGCGACACCGTCGATCTGGCGCAAGTGGTCGAGGTGATCAGCTCGCGGTACCCCGGCAAGCCGCTCGCCGCGATCGGCTATTCCCTGGGCGGCAACGCCCTGCTCAAATGGCTGGGCCAGACGCGGGATGCAAACCCGTTGACCACGGCCGTGGCCGTCTCGGTACCCTTCGACCTGAGTGCGGGTGCCCGGCGCATGAAAAAGGGTTTTTCCAGGCTGTACCAACGGCACCTGGTGGGTCGTCTCAAACGAACCATACAGCGCAAACAGCGGCTGGGCCTGATGGGCCGGGATCATCAGCCCTCCCGGCTGCGCAATCTGCACACCTTCCTGGAATTCGACGATGCGATTACCGCGCCCCTGCACGGTTACCGGGACGTGCATCATTATTATGGCGATGCCAGCAGCCGGCAGTATCTCAAAGACATCAGCCGCCCGACGCTGATCCTGCACGCCGAGGACGATCCTTTCATGTTTCCGGATAGTGTACCGAACGCCGAGGAGCTCTCCGCCACGACAGAGCTGGAACTCGCCCGTTACGGCGGACATGTGGGATTCGTCGCCCACCCGCTGCGCATGAAGCAGCACGGCTGGGTGGAAAAAAGCGTCCTGGACTGGCTGCACCGGCATATCTAA
- a CDS encoding fumarylacetoacetate hydrolase family protein, producing the protein MRFVAFEDQGRSTIGVLDGDEVIPLKAADPALPDNLVDLLHSDGTAFEYIEHAVKRAVTLQRHPLESLTFRPVSENAGKYFCLGLNYAAHADEGGFEKPESPTVFVRSASSLVAHEQPLLLPQCTEQLDYEGELALIIGRAARRVPQARALDYVAGYSCFNDASARDYQFKTTQWTLGKNFDATGGFGPMFVTADELPPGGAGLRLTTRLNGQVMQDADTADMIFGVAETVSVLSQCCTLYPGDVIVMGTPAGVGFARKPPVWLQDGDQVEVEIEGIGTLRNPVRKDERDPA; encoded by the coding sequence ATGCGTTTTGTTGCTTTTGAGGATCAGGGCAGGTCGACTATCGGCGTGCTGGACGGAGACGAGGTCATTCCGCTCAAGGCGGCCGACCCCGCCCTGCCTGACAACCTGGTCGATCTGCTGCACTCGGACGGTACGGCGTTCGAGTATATCGAACATGCGGTCAAACGCGCCGTGACCCTGCAGAGGCATCCCCTCGAATCGCTGACGTTTCGCCCGGTTAGCGAAAATGCCGGCAAGTACTTCTGCCTGGGGCTGAACTACGCCGCACACGCGGACGAGGGCGGCTTCGAAAAACCCGAATCGCCGACCGTGTTCGTGCGCAGCGCCAGTTCCCTGGTCGCCCACGAACAGCCGCTGCTGCTGCCCCAGTGCACCGAACAGCTCGATTACGAAGGCGAGCTGGCGCTGATCATCGGACGCGCCGCGCGTCGTGTCCCGCAGGCGCGGGCCCTGGACTATGTCGCCGGCTACAGCTGCTTCAACGATGCCTCGGCGCGCGATTACCAGTTCAAGACCACGCAATGGACGCTGGGCAAGAACTTCGATGCCACCGGCGGCTTCGGCCCGATGTTCGTCACCGCCGACGAGCTGCCGCCCGGCGGGGCCGGGTTGCGGTTGACCACGCGTCTGAACGGCCAGGTCATGCAGGATGCCGATACCGCCGACATGATCTTCGGGGTGGCCGAAACCGTGTCGGTGCTGTCGCAATGCTGCACCCTGTATCCGGGCGACGTGATCGTGATGGGTACGCCGGCCGGCGTGGGCTTCGCGCGCAAGCCGCCGGTGTGGCTGCAGGACGGTGACCAGGTGGAGGTCGAGATCGAAGGTATCGGTACTCTGCGTAACCCCGTCCGCAAGGACGAACGCGATCCCGCCTGA